In Zerene cesonia ecotype Mississippi chromosome 12, Zerene_cesonia_1.1, whole genome shotgun sequence, the genomic stretch ACTGATAAggtaaaataagtattaagtaGGGTGCATATATAAACTAACTGATAAGGTATTCTGCGAACGAAATGGGTAATAAATTACAAGACTTTAATTTTCCATATTTTACTTACTACATGCAACTTCAAATAGAGAATTGTGTTGTGTACTTACcaagttttatttatcgatttttacacgctttttattagcttcacctgtatgtttgtttgtttgtatgtttgtttgtttgtatgtttgtttgtttgtatgtttgtttgtttgtaactgacttctttgggcgcgattttgacccactttaaacggccagatttcgttcaaactttgtagatttattgaggaccgatggcaatacactaatttgataaaattattccagttttcaatttgcaaaatatgatttttgttaaagcgtgttttatagtttttttaaactattatattttatttatcaatccGAGAATACACCGAAGATCCTTCAGAGATTTCGCACATTTTGTGTATTAATGTAGAATTTATGTAGAATGTATGGAAGGTATACTTGCGTTTTCAGAcgcaaaataattgaataaaagatACTTGTAACATCCTTGACATCACTTGTACACCTGGCTATCAACTCGCTGACCCTTCCACAGATGTTTTGTGTGCTGGTCGCAGAAGATAGAGCCATAAAAACAAGGCTTAAAGAAaatctgtaaaaatatttttttaatgtccaAGGATCACAGCGCACCGGTATCCGGCACACATTTTCAGATACAAACTTAacttaatatgaataaaaaattgttaatctATCCCATAAAGGCCACCGAAGGTCGTACGACCTTGATAATAGCCCATCGTTTGTCGACAATACGCAATGTGGATATCATATACGTCATGCATGAAGGCGTAGTTGTCGAATCTGGAAATCATGCACAGCTTCTGAATATGCAGggttactattataaaatgtatcaacctggtattcaaaataaagataGCTTTGGAGTTATCAGTAATGGCAAGTATTTGTTCTTAATAGTTACTGTtaccatagataacataatactatactactgttaattaaattattatgtatttgtttggtTCCGTCTACTCAATTAGATTAGatgtcatatataaatataagtccGGTTATGTATGGATATAAGCAGATAATCAGGTACTTCTCGTTATTTttacagataattttataagtcgGCAATTATCACAAATGTCTGAATACGATGGTGATAAGTTCGATTCAATTCTCGTTAGTAaacttaacaaattatatttcagcttttgtaaattatatgcttgtaggtaaattaaagtaacaattcagtaaatgtttattcatacaattattattcagCAGTGGTGGATTTACACATTGTATAAGTATACCTACCTTACGGTGTGTATACAGggaaattatattctttattttaattttaacggaTGTTGTTGTGCAGTTAATTAGATGCTTATAAAATACGTTGTTCAATTTGGACGTTCCTAAAATTAGCATAtctgcaaataaattaaccaatgcaaaacatttaataacatcAGAACTAGGTACattaaaaagattataatttttaagattgAAAAAGAAGAGGAACACGAAGCGCCACCCCTCTCTTTCTGGCGTGTGGTAACTCTTAACGCGCCAGAGTGGAAGTTGGTTACACTGGGATGTTTATGCTCCATTGTCAGTGGTTTCTCTATACCCTTATTCATCGTTCTTTTTGGTGATCTGTTTGGTGTgagtttcatttttatgtaagtaatCCCTCATGAAAAgctcaatttttaaatttgagttactttccaaaaaaaaaaaaaaattcctttgTCTGCACGACGACTGGACTTTTTTCATAGAATTTTCTAGAGAAGACaagatgtattatttattttaacacattttttcatTGCAGGCTATGTCGAATACTAATCCAAAGGAACTCATGTATAAAGTTGAAAAAGTATCAGTTTCCTGTATATTGATTGGATGTGCCATTGGTATCGCTAATTTCATTGAGgttaataatatcatcatcatcagcccatatacgttcgcactgctgggacacaggcctcctatttttatccaccacgctggccaagtgcgggttgacagatgtcacatgtcggcgtaccttttgattcttggacatgccagtttcctcacgataaATGGTGATGTTAAATGCTGATGTTACCCAcatgataaattgaaaaatcaatttatttcctgcacactcGCCCGGTTtagaaccccgacttatcgatatTGAAGTCCGatgttctcaccactgagctacaactgcttttaattttggttttggttaataataatatgtattaatataatttgtcatattaaattcaaatgcaCGTTAAACCTagtgttgaaaaaaataatcatatcaatttaatatttataaactaagcGTGAGGAATGAGGATAGATTGCCTACGGGCGAAAAAGATCCaccaaaattaaatctttagcAGTCaacctttttgtttttgtaataattattctttttcttCATAAATACCGTATATAGACTATTTCATTCGGTGCTGCTGGAGCATATCTAACTGAGAGACTGCGATTAAAAATGTTCACACATTTATTACATCAGCACGTGGGTTACTTCGATGATCGTGCGCATTCTACTGGTGGTTTATGTGCGCGACTTTCTTCGGAAGCTGCGTATGTTCAGGGGGTCAGTGTGTTACAGTCTTATACAGAAACAGAGTTATTAAATGAGGCGTTACTTCTGTAGCTTGCCAATGACTCCGCCTATGATAGCTTATAAATGTGCGTAGaaataggtaataaatatGACATGAGCAGTTACTACTCCGTTCATAAAAACGGTTGAATCGTTCTAATATAGTGATGacttttttcgttttattttaaacctgAGAAAGACtattcgattttattatatttttatgaacgattactttattttttttaataaaggcGACCGGCCAGCAAGTTGGAATAATATTGCAAGGTATAGGGTCTATAGGCCTGGCATTTTTTCTGGCGATGTGGTTTGAATGGCGCGTGGGCATAGTTGTGCTGTGCTTCACGCCAATCATTATATTTGTCATCTGGCAGCAGAGCAAGGCGACGGATGAGGAATCTACTGGTTATGCAACGGCACTGGAAAGTAGTACAaaggtttttgttttgtaaactGACACCATAGCTGtgcattttttgtaattaaataaaaataaaaagaaaaaagcaaATTGATAAAACACCGTCATTGGAAcaattaatgataatgataaaacaTATGATAAAACATTGATATCAGGTGGCAGTTGAAGCGGTAGCTAATATACGCACGGTGGCCGCGCTAGGCCAAGAGGCGAGTATCGTCGCGCAGTACAGTGCGTTGCTCGAACCCGCAGTACGCACTGCGACGTGCGCGGCGCACTGGCGCGGACTCGTCACCGGCCTCTCGCGGTCAATGTTCAACTTTGTGAACGCCGCTGCGCTCACTTACGGAGGACATCTCATTGTATCTGACGGCATCGCGTACGAAGATGTTCTCATGTAAATACTTTATAGCTCTGATAAACGTCTAATAAATGTTGCCTTCGTGATACTACCTGACCCAGTAAACGCTTaaagcttaaaataatttatgcattaCGTCTCGGACCTAcctcaatataaacaaataaattatatctatactaatattgtaaagctgaagagcttgattgtttgtttaaacgcactaatctcaggaacttcgggtccgatttgaaaaattatttaagtgttaaatagcccatttattgaggaaggctataggctatactatatgtaccacgggcgaagccggggcggaccgctagtatattataatataataaaattgatccaAGCGTTTCGGAAAAAGTTTGCCAAACAAATAGAGTGGCATGAAAATTTTTACagaaatagattaaaattctGAGATAAGTGCTGCCACCTCTTGGAAGAACGCCTCTTCAACAAAGGTTACAGTTCTGCTACAACTTGAGCAGCAGAATTAATCTTGATAAGCATTCATTAACAATCATCAacatataaaagcattttttatagtaGATATTATTGATCCGTACTAATCTTGTACggatcaataaaataaacaaacttaaagtatgaagaaattattttcatattcaaCCGAtctatcaataatataatgcctattatattcacataatGTTTTCAGTACAACCCAGTCGTTGCAAATGGCGTCTAATCAGGCACAGAATGCTTTTACTTATGCACCTGATTTCCAAAGGGGTGTGAGGGCTGCTTCTAGAATTATAGACTTGCTCAACACAAAACCTAAGATCTTGGATCCAAACACAGCAATTGATCATTTTGTTAGTATTACCCATGGTTTTATTGGTTTTGCaatgcatataataaaaaatactccgAATGTTGTGATTCAATCAGATAAAATGTAGACCTAAGTCTTGGGAAATAGATAACTGATAAATTAGAAccatattcttatttaatattatcactaAATAGCTTTTTGGCTTAGATAACAATCTGAAACTGTTACAAGCAAGACTGTGTTGTATTTCATCAAATATAAGGCTGAAGCCCATATAATTTCCTTCCGTGATAATTGTAGGAAGCCCTTGGGGAAGTAACGTTTAAAAATGTGGATTTTAAATATCCGACCCGACCAACTGTAAATGTACTGCAAGGACTTGATTTTCAGGTACATATAATGTACAGagagtttaatttatttaattttttaataaaagtaccCTACATTTCGCATTTCATTCTTCCATAATCATGTGTTGTTAGCATAGTCATACTCCTTACTATATCTATGGATCTAAGACTATATGAACCAgacgattattaaaaaaaaaaaattaagtttgacaattaaaaattacgttGATGATGCTGTATAGAGAATATTCTTCAAATAAGATAGACTCATGAATTGTTTACAGATAGAATGTGGTAAGACTATAGCGATAGTTGGAAAAAGTGGATGTGGAAAAAGTACTATCATACAATTGTTGATGAGATATTATGATCCTGATCAAGGATGCATTGTGAGTTACTTGCTGTGCCGTACAGTACTTTTGTCCGCAGacaaaaaattcaacaatttaGAAATTGATTTGGTTCTTGTACAATATGTTGAGTATTGACCCTGGGTCTATTTTGGGAACTATTTTCATTCCCACATTCCACCAAAATCGATTGTGTCGTTTAGTCGTGAAAGTGTAACGGACAGAGACTTctttgacatttaattttgtaattatacatgtaaagtTGAAACAACAACGTCAAAGTGATGAAAATATGGCATTTTTGatcaacataataattttaatgttagatGTTAGATGGAACACCGCTAACACAGTTGCGTATGGACCAAATAAGGGCTTGCATGGGAATCGTGTCTCAAGAACCGACGCTATTTGACCGCTCTATCAGGGACAATATAGCGTATGGTGCAATCTCCATCGACGTCAGCCAGCATGATATTGTGGATGCCGCACGTTTGGCCAATATTCACGAATTTATTATCTCTTTGCCGAGGGTATTTTtcaactacatattatatacctaaataatttaaatgtaaagtatatattgtattaatataaatacatagctTTATGTACTAACGTCGTAAGTGTTACGATCGAAAGGTTTTAGAatcttttaaaagtttttggCAAGCAAAAAGTTTTTCTGGAAAAAGAGATTGTATGCATCAacagataacacaatataCTCAGAAGTAATTAAcattggtattttttattagtttagcTGGagagtatttaaattttatatttcacaagTCAAGTCATTTTTCACAATTTGCAGGGATATGAAACAGATATAGGATCTAAAGGCATTCAGTTGTCCGGGGGTCAGAAACAAAGAGTTGCTATAGCTCGAGCGCTTATACGCCATCCGAAGATACTGCTGTTAGATGAAGCTACTAGCGCTCTGGACACAGCGAGCGAAAAAGTAATTCATACTACAGACCAAGCTGTATCAAACGCATGAATTTCTTTTTCTAGTACTAGTGTATAAGTTTGTGCTATTAGTAAATTTAAAGCTGTTTTTCCTGTTATAAAGCTGTTGCACCTACCTATCCTAGCGATGCTCCCCGGCTTAGcccgtggtaaatatatattttatagcctatagccaGTCTAATTAGCCTCGAAAGTCGTTCAACATAGACGTTTAGACAAGTCAATTGTGCGGGGAGAAAAGGGCTAGACATGGGAGGAACGAGCCTGAGCTACATACGCCATGATGCTAGCAGGTCGGGACACTATTTAGGGACAGCCATGTGCACGTTTTAATGTGGGTATATAAAAAGGTTTAGTGCATTGTGTGCAGGTGGTGCAAGAGGCGCTGGACGCGGCGAAGGCGGGGCGCACGTGTGTGATGATCGCTCACCGGCTCAGCACCGTGCGTGACGCCGACCGCATCTGCGTGCTGCACGCCGGCCGCGTCGCCGAGAGCGGCACGCACGACCGCCTGCTCGCGCTCAAGGGACTTTACTACGCCATGATgcacaattaataattaggtCGTGTTTTTAAATCACCTGGccaaattttattggtttatattattacattttttttttattttgcactaTGTGTACAttcattacttattaaaaaaattaaaaaaaaaacaggcgAGCCTCGatcgattattttatttcaaccaTGTACCGACAATATGCTTTGAATAAACACGGTGCGGTgtacctgaaaaaaaaaaaactgaaattaaatcataactttataattaagcAGAATACCTACGTACAGGGGTAAGTATATTTTTCGTAAAACTGTTATCGCTTTGTAAACCTTTTAAAAGTGCATAACCTCAATTGATGACAATACGAATGTTACTTAcggaatagaaataaaaaaatattcttctaAGTTTACTGTGCTGAATAAtgatcattatattataagaatgcGTCgcgacaaaataaaataatattgtcttttgttattgttataaaaatgtgtatttttttttatttacattctatGCAAATTTACAAgcaaatattagaaaatagcttatttatttgattgttacTATTTAACTCAACAACTAAATGTGCCATTTCCAAAGTCAGAAAGAACCTTTTTCAACCAAATAAGAGGACAAATCCGGGTTGAGAAGCTAGTcattaacaaatacatattaggTACTTATGGAGTTGGTGCAGCCATGGCTACCGCGGTCAACTTGGATATGATGCTTCCAGCCACCAAATTGCCGTAATATGATTGGGCGCCTGCAGCAATGCTACCGGCCGCTATGCCACTACTGCTAAAGCCCAACAAGGGCGCTATGAAACCGGTCGCTAAACCTCCAGTGGCGTATATGACTACGCCACCTATAACGTTCACAACTACCGCCGCAAGTAACCCcatttctgaaaaaaaaaacaatgaatataataatatcgtgATGTGTTCGTATTGAAGTAGAAACTAACTTTTCTTACgaactatttttattcttctCCTACTCTTATTAGAAAGCTGATATTGTTccgatattaaatattcatctcCGAGTTCTATAGGCTATAATATATGTGCTTCGTGCGTCTACGTTCGCCTTTTCCACCATTTTCCGCAGATATCATTGATTTCAACATCAAatattcttgtgtttggtttaacgcgagcattatacatttagaaattaagacttttaaacggattttaaacgcgatttattcattaaattattcatctcATCTCAAGTCTCCCCGTagccacgctcgctgtaaagtgttcgaaacgtcgggttaataatataatgaataaattgcgttttaaatccgtttaaaagtctttaatttcttaacatCAAATATTCTACATCTCGATTATTATAAGTCGACAGAAAATGACGTCACATTactgttttaaaacaataatggaAGGGAGttccattgttattttttaatattatcttcaaTGTACGGacacagtttttattttatgtataacggGTGTggtttcttaaatatttgaaatgtagaattgtataataatacgatTATTATTACTCAAGTAAGAACAATGCGCGTTacagttttaaatttgaatagcAATGAATACATTagttagtaattaattataaatagtatttttaaaacgtaagtagtattttgcaaaataaacaaactgatttaaaattaaaaattttaaaacaattattttttttttgttaataaaattatattaattaattttatgtaacatatatttaagtacagATAAAGcaaaaagtttaaaacatCACAAAAACTCTGTATCAGATCAggaaacaaaatgtttttttttttacttaattacagTTACagtctttataatttttatagttaaatgtGCGTActtgtttttatatctatgGACG encodes the following:
- the LOC119830968 gene encoding ATP-dependent translocase ABCB1-like; translated protein: MINYAKTDKNNLANDDFLHEMHKFSLKYSSVGAILLMGGYLGTALMNIAAINQVLKIRQEYIKAALNQDFAYYDLHQTGDFASKMADDVIKLEQGIGDKLSSFVYNASVALGCITMSMMKGWKLALLCLTPAPLTFLLVGLTGRIANNLYKKQSLAKSEASAVAEEAISSIRTVYAFNGQQREIERYRKHLVKARNIHIQKECFTGLSMGFLFFCIFSSYALSFYFGIYLVIKEPDNYNADVMFSVFFGVMTALGNLGMVGSLMNSFGSARGAGAQIFQTIDTQPIINPLLDRGIKPKTFEAHVELRNVVFHYPSRPEVPVLKGVSLTVQRGQSAALVGHSGCGKSTIIQLISRYYDAIEGSVLLDGHNVQDLSVRWLRAQIGLVWQEPVLFSATIRTNIRYGREEATDEDIENAAKQAYAHEFITKLPYGYDTYVGERGASLSGGQKQRIAIARALVRNPHILLLDEATSALDTSSEAKVQRALDKATEGRTTLIIAHRLSTIRNVDIIYVMHEGVVVESGNHAQLLNMQGYYYKMYQPGIQNKDSFGVISNDNFISRQLSQMSEYDGDKFDSILIEKEEEHEAPPLSFWRVVTLNAPEWKLVTLGCLCSIVSGFSIPLFIVLFGDLFGAMSNTNPKELMYKVEKVSVSCILIGCAIGIANFIETISFGAAGAYLTERLRLKMFTHLLHQHVGYFDDRAHSTGGLCARLSSEAAYVQGATGQQVGIILQGIGSIGLAFFLAMWFEWRVGIVVLCFTPIIIFVIWQQSKATDEESTGYATALESSTKVAVEAVANIRTVAALGQEASIVAQYSALLEPAVRTATCAAHWRGLVTGLSRSMFNFVNAAALTYGGHLIVSDGIAYEDVLITTQSLQMASNQAQNAFTYAPDFQRGVRAASRIIDLLNTKPKILDPNTAIDHFEALGEVTFKNVDFKYPTRPTVNVLQGLDFQIECGKTIAIVGKSGCGKSTIIQLLMRYYDPDQGCIMLDGTPLTQLRMDQIRACMGIVSQEPTLFDRSIRDNIAYGAISIDVSQHDIVDAARLANIHEFIISLPRGYETDIGSKGIQLSGGQKQRVAIARALIRHPKILLLDEATSALDTASEKVVQEALDAAKAGRTCVMIAHRLSTVRDADRICVLHAGRVAESGTHDRLLALKGLYYAMMHN